A single window of Kitasatospora sp. HUAS MG31 DNA harbors:
- a CDS encoding Wzz/FepE/Etk N-terminal domain-containing protein: MSDSRRSARALVRRWWPLAVAVPLGAATGAGYAVVAPPSYTANSYVVVVSQNPGDASTAVNFAQTYGRLAGQPQVLAAAAAETGHTVSALEGKVRGTTSPDAPMIEITGTGRRPADAVQAADAVAKSLIAFANTSGKDTGVRLVPLAAAAEPERPATPSAPLDVAVGAASGVLVGALALMTRRRPAPTADLPAPRTDTTATPDEPETTGARR; the protein is encoded by the coding sequence ATGTCCGATTCGCGCCGCAGCGCCCGCGCGCTGGTCCGCCGCTGGTGGCCGCTGGCCGTCGCCGTCCCGCTCGGCGCCGCGACCGGCGCCGGCTACGCCGTCGTCGCCCCGCCCTCCTACACCGCCAACTCCTACGTGGTGGTGGTCTCGCAGAACCCGGGCGACGCCTCCACCGCCGTCAACTTCGCCCAGACGTACGGCCGGCTGGCCGGACAGCCGCAGGTGCTGGCGGCCGCGGCGGCCGAGACCGGGCACACCGTCAGCGCCCTGGAGGGGAAGGTCCGGGGGACCACCTCGCCGGACGCGCCGATGATCGAGATCACCGGGACGGGCCGGCGGCCGGCGGACGCGGTGCAGGCCGCCGACGCGGTCGCGAAGTCGCTGATCGCGTTCGCCAACACGAGTGGGAAGGACACCGGCGTGCGGCTGGTGCCGCTGGCCGCCGCGGCGGAGCCGGAGCGGCCGGCGACGCCCTCCGCCCCGCTCGACGTCGCGGTCGGCGCCGCCTCCGGCGTCCTGGTCGGCGCCCTCGCCCTGATGACCCGCCGCCGCCCCGCCCCGACGGCGGACCTCCCCGCCCCGCGCACCGACACCACCGCCACCCCGGACGAGCCCGAGACCACGGGAGCCCGTCGATGA
- a CDS encoding GNAT family N-acetyltransferase: MLRDDGALERVAGEWDDLFGRCSAATSFQAVGWLCSWWRHYGEPGRLVVVLVRRDGVLMGAAAFRRRGPFGGLTNLGGGLVDFTDVLLDDSCAERAAAELAAALPLRRPWHSLELREVRPGAAAHLVYRAWRGRRHRFEDSLCQYLPAVPMEELLRQLPGKTAQRTRVKLRRIAEAGVVVRATDAAGAPEAVREMLRLHLLQWQDRGVTPEHRSERFAAHLAESTAALVGSGRAALHRFWLDEELVAVNLLLLCPPFGGLYMYGAHPRLRERLDIAGLLFGVALDEVRSAGIPLLSLLRGQEPYKQRWRPDRLPNQRLVLGPGRLAPFAAARAARVRLRGIAVHVLRTRLPRVKMALAARRLR; the protein is encoded by the coding sequence GTGCTGCGGGACGACGGGGCGCTGGAGCGGGTGGCGGGGGAGTGGGACGACCTGTTCGGGCGGTGTTCGGCGGCGACGTCGTTCCAGGCGGTGGGGTGGCTGTGCTCGTGGTGGCGGCACTACGGGGAGCCGGGCCGGCTGGTGGTGGTGCTGGTGCGGCGGGACGGCGTGCTGATGGGGGCGGCCGCGTTCCGCCGCCGCGGCCCGTTCGGCGGCCTGACCAACCTCGGCGGCGGCCTGGTCGACTTCACCGACGTGCTGCTGGACGACTCCTGCGCCGAGCGCGCCGCCGCGGAACTGGCCGCCGCCCTCCCGCTCCGCCGCCCGTGGCACAGCCTGGAGCTCCGCGAGGTGCGCCCCGGGGCCGCCGCCCACCTGGTCTACCGGGCGTGGCGCGGACGCCGCCACCGCTTCGAGGACTCGCTCTGCCAGTACCTGCCGGCCGTTCCGATGGAGGAGCTGCTGAGGCAGCTGCCGGGCAAGACGGCCCAGCGGACCAGGGTGAAGCTGCGCCGGATCGCCGAGGCGGGGGTGGTGGTCCGGGCGACGGACGCGGCGGGGGCGCCGGAGGCGGTCCGGGAGATGCTGCGGCTGCACCTGCTGCAGTGGCAGGACCGCGGTGTCACGCCGGAGCACCGCAGCGAGCGGTTCGCCGCGCACCTGGCGGAGTCCACCGCGGCGCTGGTGGGGTCGGGCCGGGCGGCGCTGCACCGGTTCTGGCTGGACGAGGAGCTGGTGGCGGTGAACCTGCTGCTGCTCTGCCCGCCGTTCGGCGGCCTCTACATGTACGGCGCGCATCCGCGGCTGCGCGAGCGGCTGGACATCGCGGGCCTGCTGTTCGGGGTGGCGCTGGACGAGGTCCGGTCGGCGGGGATCCCGCTGCTGAGCCTGCTGCGCGGCCAGGAGCCGTACAAGCAGCGCTGGCGTCCGGACCGGCTGCCGAACCAGCGGCTGGTGCTGGGGCCCGGCCGGCTGGCGCCGTTCGCCGCCGCCCGCGCGGCACGGGTCCGGCTGCGCGGGATCGCGGTGCACGTGCTGCGGACCCGGCTGCCGCGGGTGAAGATGGCGCTAGCGGCGCGGCGCCTGCGCTGA
- a CDS encoding glycoside hydrolase family 26 protein — protein sequence MRLGRVTLAAAALLLLTTASVPDGTPLSQTERHAALSSEAIEPRGAAPRPAVLRANHEAPWGAFVGSWDTYIPDIARMARWLGDANMQVGHTYLAGNGWSDIEGDIAVLGLWSQWRQGEPNRRLVLGVPMLVPNEAGVPDAEVARLLARGGNGEFDQHFLKLARKLVALGGGDTVITLGWEMNGVTYTSRCKPDPAAWKAYWRRIVGLMRSVPGQHFGFDFTPNRGVDAIPWTRCYPGDDVVDIIGMDSYDQPAGGTFDEYVNEPYGLQDQVEFAAKRGKPVSYPEWGLFRNGDNPEFVRRMVEWMRTHDTAYQTVTDYCPHGFWQCDRNPRSAAVFKQLMAGSQGAPAPGTALPGAGRPGGQPSAQAPRR from the coding sequence ATGCGCCTCGGCCGCGTGACCCTGGCCGCCGCCGCACTGCTGCTGCTGACCACGGCCAGCGTCCCCGACGGGACACCGCTGAGCCAGACCGAGCGGCACGCCGCACTCTCCTCCGAGGCGATCGAGCCGCGCGGGGCCGCGCCCCGGCCCGCCGTGCTGAGAGCCAACCACGAGGCGCCCTGGGGGGCCTTCGTCGGCTCCTGGGACACCTACATCCCCGACATCGCGCGGATGGCCCGCTGGCTCGGCGACGCCAACATGCAGGTCGGCCACACCTACCTGGCCGGCAACGGCTGGTCCGACATCGAGGGCGACATCGCGGTGCTCGGCCTCTGGTCCCAGTGGCGGCAGGGCGAACCGAACCGCCGGCTGGTCCTCGGCGTGCCGATGCTGGTGCCCAACGAGGCGGGCGTCCCGGACGCCGAGGTGGCCCGGCTGCTCGCCCGTGGCGGCAACGGCGAGTTCGACCAGCACTTCCTCAAGCTCGCCCGCAAGCTGGTCGCGCTCGGCGGCGGGGACACCGTCATCACCCTCGGCTGGGAGATGAACGGCGTCACCTACACCAGCCGCTGCAAGCCCGACCCGGCCGCCTGGAAGGCGTACTGGCGGCGGATCGTCGGCCTGATGCGCTCGGTGCCCGGGCAGCACTTCGGCTTCGACTTCACCCCCAACCGCGGCGTGGACGCCATCCCGTGGACCCGCTGCTACCCCGGCGACGACGTGGTCGACATCATCGGCATGGACAGCTACGACCAGCCCGCCGGCGGCACCTTCGACGAGTACGTCAACGAGCCGTACGGGCTGCAGGACCAGGTCGAGTTCGCCGCCAAGCGCGGCAAGCCGGTCTCGTACCCCGAGTGGGGGCTGTTCCGCAACGGCGACAACCCGGAGTTCGTCCGGCGGATGGTCGAGTGGATGCGGACCCACGACACCGCGTACCAGACCGTCACCGACTACTGCCCGCACGGCTTCTGGCAGTGCGACCGCAACCCGCGGTCCGCCGCCGTCTTCAAGCAGCTGATGGCCGGCTCCCAGGGCGCCCCGGCGCCGGGGACGGCCCTGCCGGGGGCCGGCCGGCCGGGCGGGCAGCCGTCAGCGCAGGCGCCGCGCCGCTAG